The DNA window TGagatgttcttctcttttcttgagttttggtgtCCTCCGTGGCGGTGCTCCTTCCGCCGTTAGTCGTGCTCTTCCAGGGGTACTCCTTTGCTCGGACCCCTAGCTAGACCCGATTGCTTCTTCTGCCTTTTCATCAGTTTGAGCATGCTTCCTCGCAGTTCGTTCCTTTGGCCTCCTGCTGCCGTATGGTGGTGTCCATGTTTCTGGCTGCTTTTCCCTGCTGTTTCTACCATCGCTCTTGGTGCTAAGATCTCGGTCCTCTCTTGGAGTCCTTTTACTGCGTTTTTAAGGCTTCTCTAGAGATGGGTCTCTTCTCGGAGTTTTGCTGCTGTTAATCTTACTATTTGCCCTCTTTGGTCCCATTCCGGATTTCTACGTGCAGTCTTGGTGTTCCTTTGTCTGCTCTCTTGGGTTCCCATGtggattttttcttgctttttggtagcctcgattctcagagctggatccccatccttttgtgtttgggttttggtgcgTGTCGCCGGACTGCTCCTTTTTTGGCTTCTcggtttgttggtttctttctattcaattctgtcaaagatatcaacaaaatctttgatatctttgaaatttatctttgacaatatccactcttgaccaacctgctgatctcttcaccaagtcactcctgccaggtcgtttcagagacttagtttccaaactcaagcttacttctactgcaccaacttgagtttgagggaggatgtcaaagatatcaacaaaatctttgatatctttgacaaatgaacaaaatctttgaatttgtcaaagatatctacaaaatatcaatgatatctttgacaaatcaacaaaatctttgaatttgtcaaagatatcaacaacatcttttatttactttattgacattatttttcttacttttcctttataacgcctatataaaggcatgttgtacacaatcaacatatagtgaaatacaaatcttttatttctctaacatatcctttcacttctctaacatatcctttcacttctctaacagaTGGGTTGCTTGAACAAACAACATTGGATGATTTGCTAGTCTCTGTCGAGCATGATAACATGGGTGTTTATGATGTTAATCTGATTTTAAGACTGATTAAAGTGTTTGCTCATAGTGAGAGAGCCTAAGGACAAAATACAAAGAAGGTTGGTGCATTGATTGACATGTATTTGAGGAAATAGTCCTGATCAAAACCTAGAGATGTCAAAGTTTCTTGGAGCTGTAGAGAGTTCTACAGATTGTGCAAGGGATTGTTTTGATGGGATAGGAGTACGATTGATGTCTATCTTGAGGTGATTACATGTCCTCGCaggaaattgaaaattgaaaaccattttcaataCTTTAAACCAAACGCATTTTCTAGTTcttagaaaacagaaaatagaaaatagaaaatagaaaatgaaaatgaaaaatagagaatagaaaacaaataacaaaaaacaaaccaaacgcacTCTAAGTTATTCAATTCTAGATCCAACAACTATTCCgacccttctttcttttttttcttttcatgtaCATGGATATAGCACAACTTAGACTCCAACTTTAATTCctataaagagaaaaaagaaaaaagtcaaaTCCAATGAACAAGGCTAAACTTTACCTCAGTAAGACTATCACTGAACAAGTTTTCACCATCCTCTGAAGTTAGTAATGTGTTCTTTGATGCATCCATCATGGTCCCAAATTTCGACTTACCTTGCCTGTATTAAAATGCCAAAAGTACCAAATGTGAAATATCTGTCCATCGCCCCACTAAGCAGAATGCGTCAAAAGTTCATGATAACATCAAACACTAAGGTTCAATAGATGTAAAGTTGTAAACAAATGAAGCAACAATAAATGTGACCAAATTGAAATAAAGCTAGTAAACAAGTAATACATGAACTCAAGGCCAAAGTTTGTTTCGACTTTCGTGctaccaaaagaagaaaaagaacacacCTGAATTAATAAATTAAGGACGTTTTCATTTCCCAACAAAATGGAGAGTCCTCTTTTCATTCAATTAGAATGATACTCCTCATAGATAGTTCAAAACACGAAGGCACACATGGAAGATACAAATATCCATTGCTGGGATTTTCGCCAACAACGGGAacaaaaattgttttctttgttttttttttgtacctcTTAAAGTTCTCATACTCTTATTCTTTCCAAGTTGCCTGAAGGCATGCAACTTACTTGAAATATATTTCAGTTTTAGATAAAAACCTCTATGTGCATAATCAATATGATTAAAAGATACAAAGAAAATATTCCTTTCTCCCACACAAGTATTAATAGCGAGTATGGAGTTTCCACTTAagtatcatatattcatatggtATTTGAACACTTCAACGTTGTTGTAATAGGCATTTGAAGGTAAACAGCTATAACATTCCATTTCCATTATGAGAATAACCCAAAATTAAATCACTAAATCTAAGATTAAGTGTTCCAGCAAtttattttccctttttatGGTCATGTATAGAGTATGAAGGCAGACCTGTTGCTCTTCTACTACAACATTTTTAGACCCACATACACGAAAATGCCGAAATGGAATTCTCATTATTGCATTGTAGCTTCCTCTGCCGTTTTAGGGCCAAATAAAATTGTCAATGTCACCATTCCAACCGTAAGAGACAAACAGTCAGAACTCTGTTTTCTCAAATAAACAAATTATAAGACATTCAGTAGAAATCCCACCACTCACGATAACAAATTATAGGTGACATGGATAAAATGAACCAAATACAACACCGATTTTAAAGGCAGAAAGCTATCAGAAAAcctcttttttccttctaaaaaatccaaaacGATGAAAAAGAGCCACAAGCATCCAATAACAAAGAAATTATTTCACATATATTTAtgataagaaaaacaaacagagGAGCAAGAGGGTGTTCACTATTCAGTGACCGTAAGTTAACATAACAACGCAGGCAGATTAAGAGCCGAAAAGCGAGCATGCAGAGAACAATGCCGGAGGCCACTCTTCGTGGAGACTTTTTAGTGGGTATTtgccacccaaaaaaaaatactaaaaagaaATAGTGGTATTATGGAGAGGAAAGCTCACAGTTTCAGATAAGACTGCAATTAAAGAGGTAATGGAGAGAACGAAGACGCTCAAACCACCATTGAACCCTCGGCGATATAGTGCGACAAAGAGACGGAGCACAGGCGTACGGACGGGTTACTGAGAGGGAAGGGAAGTGGACCAGGCCGTTGTCCCGTACTGCACTGTAGCAGTGTGTCGTGGCTGTCTTTATTGTTTTGCGAGCGGACTTCAATTGCACTCGTCGTTTGGATTCCAGCGAGACTTTCATAAATATCATAAAGATAAcaccccatttttttttaaatacaccccatcaattgatttttacaaACCATTATCAACTTAGATTGGGGTGTCCGATCCACCCCATCCGTGTGGGTTTTCCCTATTCGAGACTTGTGCGGGGTGGGAATAGGGCAAATAATCTCAACCAATTTACGGGACAGGGCGAGGACTAGTTTGCCTCCCAACTTGCCCCGCACCTGATCCGCACCTCGTCCCGTAACCCGACCcgctatacatgtatatatatatatataaaataattatatatgtatatatatacatattccaCATGCGtaagataattttatttttagatctcattttaatagtaatgatttttttaatacaatataTTAGATTATTGTGTTTATTCAATCAAGAAAACATTAAGTAGCTTAGTTGGTATGTGTACTGATCATATATGTGAGTGGAACGGGGGTTAAATATTGCTCCAACACGCTGGGTGAGGCGGGTATGGGGCACACCAGTGGAGATGAGGGGCGGGGGCGCGCCCCATTGCCATCCTAATCTGAAGTTGATTAATGTTGGCCcagttctcatttttttttctttttttccctcacATTTTGATTGCGACGGTACAAGATTCATGGCAGGTCAAGTCGCTTCACTGGGCCCAGGTCTAGGCCCATCTAATTTTTCATCGGGACTATTCAAAACGAAAGAAAAGACTCATACGGTCTCCATCAACACTTAATTGCGAATTTGGGATCCAAGATTTTGAACTTTCCACATATTTTCCACAAAATCTTTAATATTCGGTTCATAACTTTCACATCAAATTATCTAAACATGACTCTTTCTATAAAAACCTTCAATTTTATCTAGATAAAGAAGATGTATTCTATCATAACATGTTCTCGTCACGAAAAATTACGCAGCACCGATGAATACATGAGATATTATTTATAAAAGAGCGCCGTTAATAGTAAAAAAAACACCTCCCTATGAACATGAATATTGATTACCTACATTTagagataaattttttttgtcactcTCGGCTCTCTTTtcaaattaattgatattaatataataacaaaggaaagataaagaaatattatttttaatgaagtataaaatatgataagtaatgTTGGTtggatatgaaaattttaaaatataaaacagTCACATTTTATCTATATTTTAAATAATGAATCGCGCGGAATGGTATATCGTTAAAGAGAAAACCAGAACTTGGAATGTAATTAGGGTCCAAGAGCTACTACACTGTATCCACTAGCAGTATAGGGTTTAGTCATTTTTAATGTTATGGGCCTTCGTAGCTAATGAGAGGCTTCAGTGCCCTAACGTTTCCACCAAAAGACAATAATACCTAAAAGTCACAATGGGCCGAGCTGAGCTGGCCTGTTACATACGCAAAGGCACAATTTGTAAAACCCCTGCCCGAAGGCGGTTTGGAAATTACTGAACGGATATAACGAGCTGGGGCCGAGCTCAATCATAAAACCCTAAGCAAGACCACTTGCCGGCCCGTTTCATAAGCGAAGCCCAATCCTGAAAACATTTTCCTAAGACGGTTCGGAATTACTTTTGCCTTGTCAGGGCCTGGGGCCCGGGCCCAATAGTCTATGAAAGTGAAACCCTAACCAAGACCGCTCTTTACCCCCGACGGTTGTCTACATGTCTGTTACCAAAAACAGCGGGGCGCTTTTTTGTTTTCCCCACTCTCTCTAGtctattttacactattcatcgTCGCTTCTTCCCATTCAAACAATCTCTGCACTGAAGAATTCCATAGCTATGGCGGCTGTGTTCCGTCGCTTTTCAAATACGAACCAAAAGTACCCTCTCCTTTGTACACTAACTACAAATTTCACTTCTCTTTCGACTCCAATCAATAGAAAATATATTAAAGCTCCTTTTCAAGGTGAGCCCGTTTTGTCGTCCATCCTTCACTCTCTTTCTTCTGAATGCATCGTCAAGCGTTTAAGTTTGTGGAAATTCCAATCTAAGGAATTCGAATTCAATGGTTTTTTGATTCTTACTGTCATGGATTGCTCTAGTGAAAATATTATAGGTGTGAAAACTTAGTCAATATGGAAAATATTTTCATGCAATAAAATCTTTTGTGCCATTTAATTTAGTCTTTTAAGGATTTCTACGTTTTGGGCTTCTGAACCTTGTAGTGGATCACTGAAGAGGAGTGCTGCAATAACAGACTCAAACTGCATTATACAGTTGTCTGCCATTCACCGGTTACTGTACAAGTAATGATATCTATGGTACTTTGACGGGTAAAAATTACCAGGTCTAATTGATATCTTCTGCTACTAGGTTATGACCTTAAGtacaatttgatatttattcacTTACTATAGAGTGATCCTCTTGGTCCAGAGGCTTGATGACAGTGTAACTGTGTAAggtttattatgaattttataGCAAGCCAACTATGATATGCTGGGGCCGAGTCCCAGGATCTTGCAATATAATTGATTCTTTCTGCAAGtctattgaaatttttttcaagcTGCAAGTTATATTAGTGTAATTGTAATGAATGTTTCACTATAGTTAGAGGCGAAACAACTACTCCTGAAGTTGTTGCTGGGTTTGATGAGATGGCAGCTGGAAACAAGCGGAAGTATTACATGTTAGGTGGGAAGGGAGGTGTTGGAAAAACAAGCTGTGCTGCTTCCCTTGCTTTAAAATTTGCTAATAATGGCCACCCAACCATAGTAGTCTCAACTGATCCTGCTCACTCCTTAAGTGATTCTTTTGCGCAGGTATGAAATTTCATTTCCTTCTCTATCTCCGATTATGgagcttctctttctttttttcctggttTGTTAATTTAATTGGCTAAATTTTGATATGATACATGCATCAACCATCTCCAGGACTTGTCAGGAGGGAGGCTTGTTCCTGTTGAAGGAGTGGAGTCCCCTCTCTTTGCTCTTGAGGTTTTTAATCAAACATAGCATATGTGAAAAATGATTTTTCCATATAGGGTCTGTTATTTCATATCAACTTTCtttgacatgtatatataaCACCTAAAATTTGACAGATAAATCCAGATAAAGCCAAAGAAGATTTCCGCAATAGGATTCAAAAGAGAGGTGGTAGTGGTGTCAAGGACATCATGGATGGCATGGGTCTTGGAATGCTTGCTGGCCAGGTGAGCATGTGCTTTTACTTATCTAGTACTGTCTTATCAATGTATGTTTATCCAAGTATTCAAGTTATTTCTGGGCATCGTGAAATTATCGTCCTTACTACCTCTTTCTGTTTATTTTGTATGTCCTCGAGAAGCTATATGGGCTGTTTTGATGTCGTCTTGTAGCTCTAGTAATAAAGGCATGGTCAGTCGCATAGAGAAACTGAATTTAGAGATCGAGTCAGttctcatttcttgattacTAATCAGCCACTATGATTGAAGATCCAAAGAAGAGAATGAACAGGTCATTTAAGTAAAATAGGCACAAAAGCTCTTAGAAACTTGCAGAACTGTTTATGGATACTTGGGATTGATTTTTGAAAAAGTCCGAAACTTCCCATGGTAGAGTAATGGTTCCTCATGCTTATACCTTTTCTTCTTGTAGTTGGAGCAACTTAAACTGGAAGAGTTGCTGGACACTCCTCCGCCTGGCCTAGATGAAGCTTTAGCAGTTTCCAAGGCATGTGTTGTCTACTTGTCTTCTATTAACTTGTAAATAGTTTTATCACTTCTCTTTCTGAGATTTTTTTGAACTGTTATTTTTCTTTACTAAAAGATGATGCAGCCTTTCTGACTGGACACCGCTTTTCAGGTTATGCAATTTGTTGATTCACAAGAATATAGTAAATTTTCACGCATAGTGCTTGATACAGCACCAACGGTCAGTGAATCTACAAGTTCACTTCGAAGCTAGCATACTACATGGTTAGCCACTTATATAGAAATATTGGTATATAGGGTCATACACTTCGGCTTCTATCCCTACCTGATTTCCTGGATGGATCTATTGGCAAAATGATGAAGGTATGATTCTGAAACCTTGGATGGCATTGAGGGTTTCAATCATTCATATACAAATGTGTGTGCAAGAGAGATTTTAATGGGTCCAAAGCTGGTTGAGTGCCCTGTTTTCTAGCTCCATGTGCAACATTTTAGTCACACTGGGCTTCTTTTTCTAGCTTTAGCTATTGCCCATTATATGCTTTCTCTTTACCATGTGCTGGATATCTATTACATATTTTCATTTCCTTTATTACATAATCTAGCTGAAGAAGAAATTAGCTTCGGCCACTTCAGCCATCAAGTCTGTCTTTGGGAAAGAAGTACCACAGCAGGATACTGTGAGCTTACTAGAGTAGTGGTTTTTACCTCGtcc is part of the Tripterygium wilfordii isolate XIE 37 chromosome 7, ASM1340144v1, whole genome shotgun sequence genome and encodes:
- the LOC120003096 gene encoding ATPase GET3B-like isoform X3, translating into MAAVFRRFSNTNQKYPLLCTLTTNFTSLSTPINRKYIKAPFQVRGETTTPEVVAGFDEMAAGNKRKYYMLGGKGGVGKTSCAASLALKFANNGHPTIVVSTDPAHSLSDSFAQDLSGGRLVPVEGVESPLFALEINPDKAKEDFRNRIQKRGGSGVKDIMDGMGLGMLAGQLEQLKLEELLDTPPPGLDEALAVSKVMQFVDSQEYSKFSRIVLDTAPTGHTLRLLSLPDFLDGSIGKMMKLKKKLASATSAIKSVFGKEVPQQDTSTELEQLKERMAKVRDLFHNPDTTEFVVVTIPTVRWYASAYTFIWTHGVYIMGNLNP
- the LOC120003096 gene encoding ATPase GET3B-like isoform X1, with product MAAVFRRFSNTNQKYPLLCTLTTNFTSLSTPINRKYIKAPFQVRGETTTPEVVAGFDEMAAGNKRKYYMLGGKGGVGKTSCAASLALKFANNGHPTIVVSTDPAHSLSDSFAQDLSGGRLVPVEGVESPLFALEINPDKAKEDFRNRIQKRGGSGVKDIMDGMGLGMLAGQLEQLKLEELLDTPPPGLDEALAVSKVMQFVDSQEYSKFSRIVLDTAPTGHTLRLLSLPDFLDGSIGKMMKLKKKLASATSAIKSVFGKEVPQQDTSTELEQLKERMAKVRDLFHNPDTTEFVVVTIPTVMAISESSRLHASLRKESVPVQRLIVNQVLPPSGSDCKFCAVRRKDQMRALNMIRNDPELGGLKLIQSPLIEMEIRGVPALKFMGDMVWR
- the LOC120003096 gene encoding ATPase GET3B-like isoform X2, with product MAAGNKRKYYMLGGKGGVGKTSCAASLALKFANNGHPTIVVSTDPAHSLSDSFAQDLSGGRLVPVEGVESPLFALEINPDKAKEDFRNRIQKRGGSGVKDIMDGMGLGMLAGQLEQLKLEELLDTPPPGLDEALAVSKVMQFVDSQEYSKFSRIVLDTAPTGHTLRLLSLPDFLDGSIGKMMKLKKKLASATSAIKSVFGKEVPQQDTSTELEQLKERMAKVRDLFHNPDTTEFVVVTIPTVMAISESSRLHASLRKESVPVQRLIVNQVLPPSGSDCKFCAVRRKDQMRALNMIRNDPELGGLKLIQSPLIEMEIRGVPALKFMGDMVWR